In Palaemon carinicauda isolate YSFRI2023 chromosome 18, ASM3689809v2, whole genome shotgun sequence, a genomic segment contains:
- the LOC137658027 gene encoding adhesive plaque matrix protein-like, with amino-acid sequence MTPIKHSEILLNACDLKGDTEVTPFPTCPKTYRDNPLTSLSFLKTHKGKPPCPSFPQTYRGNPPYLTIPKTHKGNPLFHLPHDINVISSLTFPKPNRCNPPSLPSPSHTDVTTFPYFPHLPKTHRCNPRSPTFPKTLRCNPPSPSSTRYTVVTTFPPPSPTHRDINTLPHLPQDILVEQKAMSDVVPCHKRVRMLPGLCLFVFAGRK; translated from the exons ATGACGCCTATAAAACATTCAGAAATTCTCTTGAATGCATGTGACTTGAAGGG AGACACAGAAGTAACTCCCTTCCCCACCTGCCCCAAGACGTATAGAGATAACCCACTCACTTCCCTCAGCTTCCTTAAGACACATAAAGGTAAACCCCCTTGCCCCTCCTTCCCCCAGACTTATAGAGGTAACCCCCCATACCTCACCATCCCCAAGACCCATAAAGGTAACCCCCTCTTCCACCTTCCCCATGACATAAACGTAATCTCCTCCCTCACCTTCCCCAAGCCAAACAGATGTAACCCTCCTTCCCTACCTTCCCCAAGCCACACAGATGTAACCACATTTCCCTACTTTCCCCACCTTCCCAAGACACACAGATGTAACCCTCGTTCCCCTACCTTCCCCAAGACACTCAGATGTAACCCTCCTTCGCCATCTTCCACAAGATACACAGTTGTAACCACCTTTCCCCCACCTTCCCCAACACACAGAGATATAAACACCCTTCCCCACCTTCCCCAAGACATTTTGGTGGAACAGAAGGCAATGTCTGATGTTGTCCCTTGTCATAAAAGGGTTCGTATGCTACCAGGCCTCTGTCTCTTTGTGTTTGCCGGGCGGAAGTAG